The following are from one region of the Noviherbaspirillum sedimenti genome:
- a CDS encoding sensor histidine kinase, translating into MNIPLPSNDLKRLVLPTGRLAASPDASGVSREAFWRSLQTFSITRVVIAIVLLIYVSFNGKKTFLEADRLFDLATCLVYLLLALGFLALVLHWRRRFLLQLLSQILADIGVISLLYVSAGGAKSGLAILYLFPLAGCAILAPLVWALFFVSLVSLILLGESGYQLTQGAADVSISQSGLYGAAFFAAVLVINRLAAKLIRQEALAARRGKDLQLQQAINRMVIADMGDGILVVSADGGILTVNPAAERMLGMAFLDAEARVKLTDIAALTPLAEAFRAWLERSAGGLDAPRGGEGQAVFVMIKPSEESVSYAGSAMRGMRRDLVAHLKLRFAKVYAEDGVADRTVIFLQDVTEIENQAQQLKLASMGRLTASIAHEVRNPLSAISYAAALLGEEQASPAQDRLLAIVGDNVKRLNCMIEDILKLSRKAQPQTAPLALADFFAETLAEFRETHGLAADLIQLESMAALQVWFDPLHLREVILNLLSNALRYASGRCGSIRIHAVPDSAGRLELHVQDDGAPITPDVRAHLFEPFYTTSSKGTGLGLYLARELCMNNGAMLDYAYYAGDGGGGSAGGRFVITLALANSH; encoded by the coding sequence TTGAATATCCCTTTGCCATCGAACGATCTTAAGCGCCTGGTGCTGCCGACCGGGCGGCTGGCCGCTTCACCTGATGCATCAGGTGTCTCGCGGGAAGCCTTTTGGCGCTCGTTGCAAACTTTTTCAATAACCCGGGTCGTCATTGCCATCGTCTTGCTGATTTATGTCAGTTTCAATGGCAAGAAGACGTTTCTGGAGGCGGATCGGCTGTTCGACCTGGCTACCTGCCTGGTTTACCTGCTGCTTGCGCTGGGATTCTTGGCGCTGGTCTTGCATTGGCGGCGTCGCTTCCTGCTGCAGTTGCTGTCGCAAATCCTGGCCGATATCGGAGTGATTTCCTTGCTCTATGTAAGCGCGGGCGGGGCCAAGAGCGGCCTGGCGATCCTCTACCTGTTTCCGCTGGCAGGTTGCGCGATTCTCGCGCCACTGGTCTGGGCGCTGTTTTTCGTCTCGCTAGTCAGCCTGATTCTGTTGGGAGAAAGCGGCTATCAACTGACACAGGGGGCGGCCGACGTCTCGATTTCGCAATCCGGCCTGTATGGCGCCGCTTTTTTCGCGGCGGTGCTGGTGATTAATCGGCTGGCGGCCAAGCTGATCAGGCAGGAGGCGCTGGCAGCGCGACGCGGCAAGGATTTGCAGCTGCAGCAGGCGATCAACCGGATGGTCATCGCCGACATGGGCGACGGCATTCTCGTGGTATCCGCCGATGGCGGCATCCTGACCGTGAACCCGGCCGCCGAACGCATGCTGGGCATGGCTTTCCTGGATGCCGAGGCGCGCGTCAAGTTGACTGACATTGCTGCATTGACGCCGTTGGCGGAGGCCTTTCGCGCGTGGCTGGAGCGTTCCGCCGGCGGCCTGGATGCGCCGCGGGGGGGCGAGGGGCAGGCGGTGTTTGTCATGATCAAACCATCGGAAGAGTCGGTTTCTTATGCAGGCAGTGCCATGCGCGGCATGCGGCGCGACCTGGTGGCGCACTTGAAACTGCGTTTTGCGAAAGTTTATGCGGAGGATGGCGTGGCTGATCGCACTGTGATTTTCTTGCAGGATGTAACGGAAATCGAGAACCAGGCGCAGCAGTTGAAGCTGGCATCGATGGGCCGGCTGACAGCCAGCATCGCCCATGAGGTACGCAATCCGCTGTCCGCCATTTCCTATGCGGCCGCGCTGCTCGGCGAGGAACAGGCGAGCCCGGCGCAAGACCGTCTGCTGGCCATCGTTGGCGATAATGTGAAGCGCCTGAATTGCATGATCGAAGACATCCTGAAGCTCTCGCGCAAGGCGCAGCCGCAGACGGCGCCCCTGGCGCTGGCAGATTTTTTCGCGGAAACCCTGGCCGAATTCCGCGAGACGCATGGGCTGGCTGCCGATTTGATCCAACTGGAGAGCATGGCGGCGCTGCAGGTCTGGTTCGATCCCCTGCATTTGCGCGAAGTGATCCTCAACCTGTTGTCGAATGCGCTGCGTTATGCTAGTGGCCGCTGTGGCAGCATCCGCATCCATGCAGTGCCGGATTCGGCTGGCCGCCTCGAATTGCATGTGCAGGATGACGGCGCGCCGATCACGCCGGATGTCCGGGCGCACCTGTTCGAGCCGTTTTACACGACATCGAGCAAGGGCACCGGGCTGGGACTTTACCTAGCGCGGGAATTGTGCATGAATAATGGCGCCATGCTCGATTACGCGTATTACGCCGGCGACGGCGGGGGCGGATCAGCTGGCGGTCGCTTCGTCATCACCCTGGCCCTGGCGAATTCGCATTGA
- a CDS encoding sigma-54-dependent transcriptional regulator: protein MTVPRILVIDDEADLRELVEITLLKMGLDVDSAESLATARTLLREQEYALVLTDMRLPDGMGLELVREVAGTSRNTPIAVITAFGSADNAVTALKAGAFDYLSKPVGLDQLRLLVQSALRISAAPVAADKATPAMDGGTALRLMGESALMRDLRAQIVRLARSMAPIAISGESGSGKELAARDIHAQSARVDKPFVAVNCGAIPESLMEAEFFGYRKGAFTGAADDRDGFFQAANGGTLLLDEVADLPLAMQVKLLRAIQERRVRKVGATVEEPVDVRLISATHQDLAECVEKGRFRQDLYYRLNVIELRLPPLRERLDDIGMLADAILAKLAAPGARRTTLTPAALAALRAYAFPGNVRELENILERALAFANHDVIEVADLALRSASLPAGLPAAAPEPDLPAIVPAPLPPTWSAAAPAMVATPALPVALPDHLDQVEREIICRALGQTRFNRTQAAELLGISFRQLRYRMQRLDIHEPD, encoded by the coding sequence ATGACCGTACCCCGGATATTGGTGATTGACGATGAGGCCGATTTGCGCGAGCTGGTCGAGATCACCTTGCTCAAGATGGGGCTGGATGTCGATAGCGCCGAGAGCCTGGCCACTGCCCGCACGCTATTGCGCGAGCAGGAGTATGCACTGGTGTTGACCGACATGCGGCTGCCGGATGGCATGGGCCTTGAGCTGGTGCGGGAAGTGGCGGGCACCAGCCGGAATACGCCGATTGCGGTCATCACTGCGTTCGGTAGCGCCGACAACGCGGTCACCGCATTGAAAGCGGGTGCCTTCGATTATCTGAGCAAGCCGGTCGGGCTCGACCAGTTGCGCCTGCTGGTGCAGTCCGCCTTGCGCATCAGCGCAGCCCCGGTGGCGGCGGACAAGGCCACGCCTGCGATGGACGGCGGCACGGCCTTGCGGCTGATGGGCGAATCGGCGCTGATGCGCGATTTGCGTGCGCAGATCGTGCGCCTGGCCCGCAGCATGGCGCCGATCGCCATCAGCGGCGAATCGGGTAGCGGCAAGGAATTGGCGGCGCGCGACATCCATGCGCAAAGCGCGCGCGTCGACAAGCCGTTTGTCGCGGTCAATTGCGGCGCGATACCGGAATCCCTCATGGAAGCTGAATTTTTTGGCTACCGCAAGGGGGCGTTTACGGGCGCCGCGGACGATCGCGACGGCTTTTTTCAGGCCGCCAACGGCGGCACGCTGCTGCTCGATGAGGTCGCCGACTTGCCGCTGGCAATGCAGGTCAAGCTGTTGCGCGCGATCCAGGAGCGCCGCGTGCGCAAGGTGGGTGCGACTGTCGAAGAGCCGGTGGATGTGCGCCTGATCAGCGCGACGCATCAGGACCTGGCCGAGTGCGTCGAAAAAGGGCGATTCCGGCAAGACTTGTATTACCGCCTGAACGTGATCGAATTGCGCTTGCCGCCGCTGCGCGAACGGCTCGACGATATCGGCATGCTGGCCGATGCCATACTGGCGAAGCTGGCTGCGCCAGGTGCGCGCCGGACGACGCTGACGCCGGCGGCGCTGGCGGCCTTGCGGGCCTATGCCTTTCCGGGCAATGTGCGTGAACTGGAAAATATTCTTGAGCGCGCCCTGGCTTTTGCCAACCATGATGTCATCGAAGTTGCCGACCTGGCCTTGAGGTCGGCGAGCCTGCCCGCAGGCCTGCCTGCGGCTGCACCGGAGCCCGACTTGCCGGCGATTGTGCCAGCACCGTTGCCGCCGACCTGGAGTGCCGCAGCGCCGGCCATGGTGGCGACGCCCGCTCTGCCGGTTGCGTTGCCGGACCACCTGGACCAGGTTGAGCGTGAGATTATTTGCCGCGCGTTGGGGCAAACACGTTTTAACCGCACGCAAGCTGCGGAATTGCTGGGCATTAGTTTTCGCCAGTTGCGCTATCGGATGCAGAGGCTGGATATCCATGAACCCGATTGA
- a CDS encoding ribonucleoside-diphosphate reductase subunit alpha, producing MHSTQEISVNAPVDHGAVSPAAGASTPAVAVSAAASGLGDYRILRRNGAVVGFEPSKIAIAMTKAFLAVNGGQGAASARVRELVEQLTSGVVAALVRRQPAGGTFHIEDVQDQVELALMRSGEHDVARAYVLYRAKRMEERAQQQAARPVVQSPQLHVTEAGQRRPLDLVKVRAMIDAACVGLEKHVDAEAIMSETLKNLYDGVPVEELHKSAILAARALMEKDPAYSQATARLLMHTIRKEVFGLEVAQADAPAHYLDYFPKFIKKGIEADLLDAKLGQFDLARLAQALKPERDLQFGYLGLQTLYDRYFLHINDVRIEMPQAFYMRVAMGLALNESDREARAVEFYNLLSSFDFMSSTPTLFNSGTQRSQLSSCYLTTVADDLEGIYEAIKENALLAKFAGGLGNDWTPVRALGAHIKGTNGKSQGVVPFLKVVNDTAVAVNQGGKRKGAVCAYLETWHMDIEEFLDLRKNTGDDRRRTHDMNTANWIPDMFMKRVMEKGEWTLFSPSDVPDLHDKFGKAFEVAYLGYEAAAARGELKLFKKLPAMDLWRKMLSMLFETGHPWITFKDPCNIRSPQQHVGVVHSSNLCTEITLNTNDSEIAVCNLGSVNLPAHMKDENGQKRLDLVKLQKTIRTAMRMLDNVIDINYYAVKKARDSNLRHRPVGLGIMGFQDCLHMMRVPYASTDAVAFADSSMEAVCYYAYWASTELAEERGRYSSYPGSLWDRGILPQDSLKLLAEERGGYLEVDTAESMDWAPLRGRIQQHGMRNSNCVAIAPTATISNIIGVSACIEPTYQNLYVKSNLSGEFTEINEYLVRDLKARGLWDEVMIADLKYFDGTLAKIDRIPQDLREIYATAFEVEPKWLVEAASRRQKWIDQAQSLNIYMAGASGKKLDETYKLAWLRGLKTTYYLRTMAATHTEKSTSRAGALNAVSADGSASGGMAAAGGFAAGPIAAEELAGPACTMRPGDPGFEECEACQ from the coding sequence GTGCATTCAACTCAAGAAATTTCCGTCAACGCTCCCGTCGATCACGGTGCGGTATCTCCTGCAGCCGGTGCGTCCACCCCGGCCGTCGCGGTATCCGCCGCAGCGTCCGGGCTGGGCGACTACCGCATCCTCCGACGCAACGGCGCCGTGGTTGGTTTTGAGCCGTCGAAGATTGCGATTGCCATGACCAAGGCCTTCCTGGCGGTCAATGGCGGGCAGGGTGCGGCTTCGGCGCGCGTGCGCGAACTGGTCGAGCAACTGACTTCCGGCGTGGTGGCCGCCCTGGTGCGGCGCCAGCCGGCCGGTGGCACCTTCCACATCGAAGATGTGCAGGACCAGGTGGAACTGGCGCTGATGCGCTCCGGCGAACACGACGTGGCGCGCGCCTATGTGCTGTACCGCGCCAAGCGCATGGAGGAGCGCGCTCAGCAGCAGGCCGCCAGGCCGGTAGTGCAGTCGCCGCAGTTGCATGTGACTGAAGCCGGCCAGCGCCGTCCGCTGGATCTGGTGAAGGTGCGCGCCATGATCGACGCCGCGTGTGTCGGCCTGGAAAAGCATGTCGATGCCGAAGCAATCATGAGCGAAACCCTCAAGAACCTGTACGACGGCGTGCCGGTCGAGGAATTGCACAAGTCCGCCATCCTGGCGGCGCGCGCGTTGATGGAAAAGGATCCGGCGTATAGCCAGGCCACCGCACGCCTGTTGATGCACACCATCCGCAAGGAAGTGTTTGGCCTGGAGGTGGCGCAAGCCGATGCCCCGGCTCACTACCTTGACTATTTTCCGAAATTCATCAAGAAGGGTATCGAAGCTGATCTGCTCGACGCCAAGCTGGGCCAGTTCGACCTGGCCCGTCTGGCCCAGGCACTGAAGCCCGAACGCGACCTGCAATTCGGCTATCTCGGCCTGCAAACCCTGTACGACCGCTATTTCCTGCACATTAACGACGTGCGTATCGAAATGCCGCAGGCTTTCTACATGCGCGTGGCGATGGGCCTGGCCCTGAACGAGAGCGACCGCGAGGCGCGCGCCGTCGAGTTCTACAACCTGCTGTCGTCGTTCGATTTCATGAGTTCGACGCCAACCCTGTTCAATTCCGGCACCCAGCGCTCGCAGCTGTCTTCCTGCTACCTGACCACGGTGGCCGACGACCTCGAAGGCATCTACGAAGCAATCAAGGAAAACGCCCTGCTGGCCAAGTTCGCCGGCGGTCTGGGCAATGACTGGACCCCGGTGCGCGCACTCGGCGCCCATATCAAGGGTACCAACGGCAAGTCGCAAGGCGTGGTGCCGTTCCTGAAAGTGGTCAACGACACCGCCGTGGCGGTCAACCAGGGCGGCAAGCGCAAGGGCGCAGTCTGCGCCTACCTGGAAACCTGGCACATGGATATCGAGGAATTTCTCGACCTGCGCAAGAATACCGGCGACGACCGCCGTCGCACCCACGACATGAACACCGCCAACTGGATTCCTGACATGTTCATGAAACGGGTCATGGAAAAAGGCGAATGGACCCTGTTCTCGCCCTCCGACGTGCCCGACCTGCACGACAAGTTCGGCAAGGCTTTCGAAGTTGCCTATCTCGGCTATGAAGCCGCAGCGGCGCGCGGCGAGCTCAAGCTGTTCAAGAAGCTGCCGGCAATGGACCTGTGGCGCAAGATGCTGTCGATGCTGTTCGAGACCGGACATCCCTGGATCACCTTCAAGGATCCGTGCAACATCCGTTCGCCGCAGCAACACGTCGGCGTCGTCCACAGCTCTAACCTGTGCACCGAGATTACGCTCAACACCAACGATTCCGAAATCGCCGTGTGCAACCTTGGTTCGGTCAACCTGCCGGCCCACATGAAGGACGAAAATGGGCAAAAGCGGCTGGACCTGGTCAAGCTGCAAAAGACCATCCGCACCGCCATGCGCATGCTGGATAACGTCATCGACATCAACTACTATGCGGTCAAGAAGGCGCGCGACTCCAACCTGCGCCATCGTCCGGTCGGCCTGGGCATCATGGGCTTCCAGGACTGCCTGCACATGATGCGCGTGCCCTACGCTTCAACCGACGCGGTGGCTTTCGCCGACAGTTCGATGGAAGCGGTGTGCTACTACGCCTACTGGGCTTCGACCGAGCTGGCCGAAGAGCGCGGCCGCTACAGCTCCTACCCGGGCTCGCTGTGGGACCGCGGCATCCTGCCGCAGGATTCCCTGAAGTTGCTGGCCGAGGAGCGCGGCGGCTATCTGGAAGTCGATACGGCGGAAAGCATGGACTGGGCGCCCCTGCGCGGGCGCATCCAGCAGCACGGCATGCGCAATTCCAACTGCGTGGCGATTGCGCCGACGGCGACGATTTCCAACATCATCGGCGTGTCGGCCTGTATCGAGCCGACTTACCAGAACCTGTACGTGAAGTCGAACCTGTCTGGTGAATTTACCGAGATCAACGAATACCTGGTGCGTGACCTGAAAGCGCGCGGCCTGTGGGACGAAGTGATGATCGCCGACCTCAAGTACTTCGACGGCACCCTCGCCAAGATCGACCGCATCCCGCAGGATCTGCGCGAGATCTACGCCACCGCCTTCGAGGTCGAGCCGAAATGGCTGGTCGAGGCGGCCTCGCGCCGGCAGAAATGGATCGACCAGGCGCAGTCGCTGAACATTTACATGGCCGGCGCCTCCGGCAAGAAGCTCGACGAAACCTACAAGCTGGCCTGGCTGCGCGGCCTGAAGACCACCTACTACCTGCGCACCATGGCCGCAACCCACACCGAGAAATCGACCTCGCGTGCCGGCGCCCTGAATGCAGTGTCGGCTGACGGCAGCGCCAGCGGCGGCATGGCGGCGGCGGGTGGTTTCGCGGCAGGCCCGATCGCGGCGGAAGAGCTCGCCGGTCCGGCATGCACCATGCGTCCGGGCGACCCGGGCTTTGAAGAGTGTGAGGCTTGTCAATAA
- a CDS encoding tripartite tricarboxylate transporter permease — MEIFGNLALGFDTAFTFVNLAYCLLGVFLGTAIGVLPGLGPVATIAMLLPATFGLPPVSALIMLSGIYYGAQYGGSTTAILVNLPGESSAVVTAIDGYQMARQGRAGKALATAAIGSFFAGTVATVLLALFAPPLADLALKFGPAEYFSLMVLGLIASVVLASGSLLNAIGMVIVGLLLGIVGTDVNSGAARYTFDVPQLADGINFVLVAMGMFGLGEIIRNLEHAEARHLVMKKVSGLMLTKDEFKRIIAPIFRGTVLGSALGILPGGGAMLASFAAYSIEKKVSKNAAEFGRGAIEGVAAPESANNSGAQTSFIPMLTLGIPSNPVMALMIGAMIIQGIQPGPAVMTEQPALFWGLIASMWIGNLFLIILNLPMIGLWVRMITVPYHYLYPAILVFCSIGVFSLSNSEFDVYLMALFGLFGYICAKLDLEPAPMLLGFIIGPMMEEYLRRALLLSHSDPMVFLTRPISATMLGMAALALLVVLSPVLRKKREEAFKEE; from the coding sequence ATGGAAATCTTTGGCAATCTCGCGCTCGGCTTCGATACCGCGTTTACGTTTGTGAATCTGGCCTACTGCCTGCTCGGGGTGTTCCTCGGCACGGCTATTGGCGTGCTGCCGGGTCTCGGGCCGGTGGCGACCATTGCGATGCTGCTGCCGGCGACCTTCGGCTTGCCGCCGGTATCCGCGTTGATCATGTTGTCCGGCATTTACTATGGCGCGCAATACGGCGGCTCGACCACCGCGATCCTGGTCAACCTGCCGGGCGAATCGTCGGCGGTGGTCACCGCGATCGACGGCTACCAGATGGCGCGCCAGGGTCGCGCCGGCAAGGCGCTGGCCACCGCCGCGATCGGCTCGTTTTTCGCCGGAACCGTCGCTACCGTCCTGCTGGCATTGTTTGCCCCGCCGCTGGCCGACCTCGCGTTGAAATTCGGCCCGGCTGAATATTTTTCGCTGATGGTCTTGGGCTTGATCGCGTCGGTGGTGCTGGCCAGCGGCTCGCTGCTCAACGCGATCGGCATGGTGATCGTCGGTCTTTTGCTCGGCATCGTCGGCACCGACGTCAACTCTGGCGCGGCCCGCTACACGTTCGACGTGCCGCAACTGGCCGACGGCATCAATTTCGTCTTGGTCGCGATGGGCATGTTCGGCCTCGGTGAAATCATCCGCAACCTCGAACATGCAGAGGCGCGCCACCTGGTGATGAAAAAGGTGTCCGGCCTGATGCTGACCAAGGACGAGTTCAAGCGCATTATCGCGCCGATCTTCCGCGGCACGGTGCTGGGTTCCGCTTTAGGCATTCTGCCCGGCGGTGGCGCGATGCTGGCGTCGTTTGCCGCGTATTCGATTGAAAAGAAGGTATCGAAGAATGCCGCCGAATTCGGCCGTGGCGCGATCGAAGGCGTGGCCGCGCCGGAGTCGGCCAACAATTCGGGCGCGCAAACCTCGTTCATCCCGATGCTAACCCTCGGCATTCCGTCGAACCCGGTGATGGCACTGATGATCGGCGCGATGATCATCCAGGGTATCCAGCCAGGACCGGCGGTGATGACGGAGCAGCCGGCGCTGTTCTGGGGCTTGATTGCATCGATGTGGATCGGCAACCTGTTTTTGATCATCCTGAACCTGCCGATGATCGGGCTGTGGGTGCGCATGATTACCGTGCCGTATCACTACCTGTATCCGGCGATCCTGGTGTTTTGTTCGATCGGTGTCTTCAGCCTGTCTAACAGCGAATTCGATGTCTACCTGATGGCGCTGTTCGGCCTGTTCGGCTACATTTGCGCGAAGCTTGATCTGGAGCCGGCGCCGATGCTGCTGGGCTTTATCATCGGCCCGATGATGGAAGAATACCTGCGGCGCGCGCTGCTGCTGTCGCACAGCGACCCGATGGTGTTTCTGACCCGGCCGATTAGCGCAACGATGTTGGGCATGGCGGCGCTGGCGTTGCTGGTGGTGTTGAGCCCGGTGTTGCGCAAGAAGCGCGAGGAAGCATTCAAGGAAGAATAG
- the ffh gene encoding signal recognition particle protein has translation MLDNLTQRLAKAVKTMRGEARLTESNTAEMLREVRLALLEADVALPAVREFIAKVKEKALGEEVIGSLTPGQALVGVVQRELAALMGADLGPEASQLNFATQPPAVILMAGLQGAGKTTTVGKLAKYLREQKKKKVLTVSADVYRPAAIGQLQTVTSQVGADFFPSQASDQPVAIALAALDYARKHYHDVLIVDTAGRLGIDEAMMQEIAAIHAAVKPIETLFVVDAMLGQDAINTAKAFSDALPLTGVVLTKLDGDARGGAALSVRHITGKPIKFAGVAEKLDGLEAFDPQRMANRILGMGDILALVEEAQKGVDVAAAKDLAQKIKGGGKFDLNDFKAQLSQMKKMGGLSSLMDKLPAQFQQAAAGASMDQAEKQVRRMEGIINSMTPAERAKPELIKATRKRRIATGAGVQVQEVNRMLAQFEQMQSMMKKLKGGGMMKMMRGMKGMLPGMR, from the coding sequence ATGCTCGACAATCTGACCCAACGCCTTGCCAAAGCCGTCAAAACCATGCGCGGCGAAGCGCGCCTGACCGAGTCCAATACCGCCGAGATGTTGCGCGAGGTACGATTGGCCCTGCTGGAAGCCGACGTCGCGCTGCCGGCGGTGCGCGAATTCATCGCCAAGGTCAAGGAAAAAGCCCTGGGCGAGGAAGTCATCGGTTCGCTCACGCCGGGACAGGCCCTGGTCGGCGTCGTCCAGCGCGAGCTTGCCGCCCTGATGGGCGCCGATCTCGGCCCCGAAGCCAGCCAGCTGAATTTCGCCACCCAGCCGCCGGCCGTGATCCTGATGGCCGGCCTGCAAGGCGCCGGCAAGACCACCACCGTCGGCAAGCTGGCCAAATACCTGCGCGAGCAAAAGAAGAAGAAAGTCCTGACGGTCTCGGCCGACGTCTACCGGCCGGCCGCGATCGGCCAGCTGCAGACTGTCACCAGCCAGGTTGGCGCCGATTTTTTCCCGTCGCAAGCCAGCGACCAGCCGGTGGCAATCGCGCTGGCGGCGCTCGACTATGCCCGGAAGCATTACCATGACGTCCTGATCGTCGATACCGCCGGCCGGCTCGGCATCGACGAAGCCATGATGCAGGAAATCGCCGCCATCCACGCCGCGGTCAAGCCGATCGAAACCCTGTTCGTGGTCGATGCCATGCTCGGCCAGGATGCCATCAACACCGCCAAGGCCTTCAGCGACGCGCTGCCGCTGACCGGCGTGGTGCTGACCAAGCTCGACGGCGACGCCCGTGGCGGCGCCGCGCTGTCGGTACGTCACATCACCGGCAAGCCGATCAAGTTCGCTGGCGTCGCCGAAAAACTCGATGGCCTGGAAGCCTTCGACCCGCAGCGCATGGCCAACCGCATCCTCGGCATGGGCGATATCCTGGCGCTGGTCGAGGAAGCCCAAAAGGGCGTGGACGTCGCGGCCGCCAAGGATCTTGCGCAAAAGATCAAAGGCGGCGGCAAGTTCGACCTGAACGACTTCAAGGCTCAGCTGAGCCAGATGAAAAAAATGGGTGGCTTGTCCAGCCTGATGGACAAGCTGCCGGCGCAATTCCAGCAGGCCGCCGCCGGCGCCAGCATGGACCAGGCGGAAAAACAGGTGCGCCGCATGGAAGGCATCATCAATTCGATGACGCCAGCCGAACGCGCCAAACCCGAGTTGATCAAGGCCACGCGCAAGCGGCGCATCGCCACCGGCGCAGGCGTACAGGTGCAGGAAGTCAACCGCATGCTGGCGCAATTCGAGCAAATGCAGTCGATGATGAAAAAGCTCAAGGGCGGCGGCATGATGAAAATGATGCGCGGCATGAAGGGCATGCTGCCCGGGATGCGCTGA
- a CDS encoding cytochrome C assembly family protein, giving the protein MQTTIFILSAFLYGVCAALPAGRRQAIAVGVCAGWLLHGATLAMDVLSPSALRLGFAVMLSATLWISVAVYWIESRNFPLDGLRALVLPCAAVAVLLPAVFPGSVVSLEGKSALFAWHVAISLLAYSTLTIAAFHAVLMALQESKLHTRAPAARQPGWFSAALDRLPALLTMEKLLFRLIGLGFVLLTLTVLSGVIFSEQLFGQPVKWSHKTIFTMLSWLMFGLLLVGRRWRGWRGKTALSFTLSGFATLLLAYVGSRFVLEVVLHRGLA; this is encoded by the coding sequence ATGCAAACCACCATTTTTATCCTGTCGGCGTTCCTGTATGGCGTGTGCGCCGCGTTGCCGGCCGGCCGGCGCCAGGCGATCGCCGTCGGCGTCTGTGCTGGCTGGCTGCTGCACGGCGCCACATTGGCCATGGATGTATTGTCACCATCAGCATTGCGGCTCGGTTTCGCGGTCATGTTGTCGGCCACCTTGTGGATTTCAGTGGCGGTCTATTGGATTGAGAGCCGCAATTTCCCGCTGGATGGCTTGCGTGCGCTGGTCTTGCCATGTGCCGCCGTCGCTGTGCTGCTGCCAGCCGTTTTTCCCGGCAGTGTGGTTTCGCTGGAAGGCAAGTCCGCCTTGTTTGCCTGGCATGTCGCCATCTCCCTGCTGGCCTATAGCACATTGACGATCGCCGCCTTCCATGCCGTTCTGATGGCACTGCAGGAATCGAAATTGCACACGCGCGCGCCGGCCGCGCGCCAGCCTGGCTGGTTTTCCGCGGCGCTGGATCGCCTGCCAGCCTTGCTGACCATGGAAAAACTGTTGTTCCGCCTGATCGGTCTCGGCTTTGTGCTGCTGACCCTGACGGTGCTGTCCGGGGTGATATTTTCCGAACAATTATTTGGCCAGCCGGTGAAATGGAGCCACAAAACCATTTTCACCATGCTGTCGTGGCTCATGTTCGGCCTCCTGCTGGTCGGGCGCCGCTGGCGCGGCTGGCGTGGCAAGACTGCGCTCAGTTTCACCTTGAGCGGTTTCGCCACCTTGCTGCTGGCTTACGTGGGTAGCCGCTTTGTACTGGAAGTCGTGTTGCATCGGGGATTGGCATGA
- a CDS encoding PP0621 family protein, whose amino-acid sequence MKLLIWLVIAFLVLAWVMRSKKAPGPDASDQNKPLAPDRNIPPEPILQCARCGLHVPASEAVTHASGSVFCSEEHRRQSFPGA is encoded by the coding sequence ATGAAGTTATTGATCTGGCTGGTGATTGCTTTCCTGGTGCTGGCCTGGGTGATGCGTAGCAAAAAAGCACCGGGTCCGGACGCTTCCGACCAGAACAAGCCGCTGGCACCGGATCGCAACATCCCGCCGGAACCCATCCTGCAATGCGCCCGCTGCGGCTTGCATGTCCCCGCTTCGGAAGCCGTCACGCATGCGTCCGGCAGCGTGTTTTGCAGCGAGGAGCATCGCCGCCAGAGTTTTCCTGGCGCCTGA
- the ampD gene encoding 1,6-anhydro-N-acetylmuramyl-L-alanine amidase AmpD — MNPIERSSLAIDAAGWCHPAQHRPSPNFDVRPASVDIDLLVIHNISLPPGQFGGSYIADLFGNCLDCDVHPYFDQLRDLRVSAHFLIHRDGSLAQFVSADARAWHAGVSSFDGRERCNDFSIGIELEGSDFVPFDERQYRTLADLTAALRQRYPLRAVTGHEHVAPGRKTDPGPFFDWDAYCSLVRQCEKADGDSAPLRFPPLEASRS; from the coding sequence ATGAACCCGATTGAGCGTTCGTCCCTGGCCATTGATGCAGCCGGCTGGTGCCACCCGGCGCAGCACCGGCCGTCTCCCAATTTTGATGTGCGTCCGGCATCGGTAGACATCGATCTGCTGGTGATTCATAATATCAGTCTGCCGCCGGGCCAGTTCGGCGGGTCCTATATTGCCGATTTGTTCGGCAATTGCCTCGATTGCGATGTTCATCCGTATTTCGACCAGTTGCGCGACTTGCGCGTATCTGCCCACTTTCTGATCCACCGCGATGGCAGTCTGGCACAGTTCGTCTCCGCCGATGCGCGCGCCTGGCATGCCGGCGTATCCTCGTTCGACGGGCGCGAGAGGTGCAACGATTTCTCGATCGGCATCGAACTGGAAGGCAGCGATTTCGTGCCTTTTGACGAGCGCCAGTATCGTACCCTGGCGGATTTGACTGCCGCTCTGCGGCAACGCTACCCCTTGCGCGCGGTGACGGGGCATGAACATGTCGCTCCCGGGCGCAAGACCGATCCCGGGCCCTTTTTCGACTGGGATGCTTATTGCTCCCTCGTGCGGCAATGTGAAAAAGCCGACGGCGATTCCGCTCCCTTGCGCTTTCCGCCTTTGGAAGCGAGTCGATCCTGA